Proteins from one Impatiens glandulifera chromosome 2, dImpGla2.1, whole genome shotgun sequence genomic window:
- the LOC124925859 gene encoding uncharacterized protein LOC124925859 isoform X2 has protein sequence MGSCVSISSGSTLKHRRIGSSIQQQQEEEDHNNNNNNVFLGITNPSPPAVTENLKPLQPSPSPNSIHSQNMDYKDEIFFDSQECLDSEDSEDYLSFNGGDLAASSDHENNGFAETVVGIDEEDKSQISTPSTAEYKNKKKLADFFVESLSDDTTDDIKKGDQSLKSGIKHALTISKSERQKLARSLSSCIPNLNRNMSLSDRRRRAGAGGGKLPRQKQLTL, from the exons ATGGGTTCTTGCGTTTCCATTAGTTCCGGATCAACGCTTAAACACCGTCGAATCGGATCATCcatacaacaacaacaagaagaagaagaccataataataataataataatgtcttCCTGGGGATTACCAACCCATCGCCACCCGCAGTAACTGAAAACCTCAAGCCTCTTCAACCGTCGCCGTCGCCAAATTCTATCCATTCTCAAAacatgg ATTATAAGGATGAGATATTCTTTGATTCTCAAGAATGTCTAGATTCCGAAGACTCTGAAGATTATCTAAGTTTCAATGGTGGTG ATTTGGCTGCATCATCAGACCATGAGAATAATGGATTTGCTGAAACTGTTGTTGGGATTGATGAGGAGGATAAATCCCAAATTAGCACTCCTTCTACGGCTGAGTACAAGAATAAGAAGAAACTTGCAGATTTCTTTGTGGAGAGTTTGAGTGATGACACTACTGATGATATCAAGAAGGGAGATCAATCTCTTAAAAGTGGAATCAAACATGCCCTGACTATTAGCAAGTCTGAGAGACAGAAGCTGGCTCGTTCCCTTTCTTCTTGCATTCCTAACCTCAATAGAAACATGAGTCTTTCTGACAGAAGAAGAAGGGCTGGTGCTGGTGGTGGTAAGTTGCCAAGGCAGAAGCAGCTCACTTTGTAG
- the LOC124925860 gene encoding 60S ribosomal protein L17-2-like, whose translation MVKYSKEPINPTKSCKARGADLRVHFKNTRETAHAIRKLPLVKAKRYLEDVLAHKQAIPFTRFCRGVGRTAQAKNRHSNGQGRWPVKSAKFVLDLLKNAESNAEVKGLDVEALFISHIQVNQAQKQRRRTYRAHGRINPYMSSPCHIELTLSEKEEPVQKEPETQLATGKSKKSQVLRSGASS comes from the exons ATG GTGAAGTATTCCAAAGAACCGATCAATCCTACCAAGT CCTGCAAGGCCAGGGGCGCCGATCTCAGAGTTCATTTCAAG AACACAAGAGAAACCGCGCATGCTATTAGGAAGTTGCCTTTAGTCAAGGCAAAGAGGTACTTGGAGGATGTTCTTGCCCACAAGCAGGCCATTCCTTTCACTCGTTTCTGCAGAGGTGTTGGTCGTACTGCTCAGGCTAAGAACAGACACTCTAATGGCCAGGGTCGCTGGCCAGTCAAGTCTGCAAAATTCGTTCTTGATTTGCTAAAGAATGCTGAAAGTAATGCTGAG GTCAAAGGTTTGGATGTGGAAGCTCTTTTCATTTCTCACATTCAGGTGAATCAAGCCCAGAAGCAGAGACGCAGAACTTACCGTGCCCACGGAAGAATCAACC CTTATATGTCTTCTCCTTGCCACATTGAGTTGACTTTGTCTGAGAAGGAAGAGCCAGTGCAAAAAGag CCTGAGACCCAGTTGGCTACCGGTAAATCCAAGAAATCTCAAGTTTTGCGCAGTGGAGCATCCTCTTAA
- the LOC124925859 gene encoding uncharacterized protein LOC124925859 isoform X1 — MGSCVSISSGSTLKHRRIGSSIQQQQEEEDHNNNNNNVFLGITNPSPPAVTENLKPLQPSPSPNSIHSQNMDYKDEIFFDSQECLDSEDSEDYLSFNGGDVDLAASSDHENNGFAETVVGIDEEDKSQISTPSTAEYKNKKKLADFFVESLSDDTTDDIKKGDQSLKSGIKHALTISKSERQKLARSLSSCIPNLNRNMSLSDRRRRAGAGGGKLPRQKQLTL, encoded by the exons ATGGGTTCTTGCGTTTCCATTAGTTCCGGATCAACGCTTAAACACCGTCGAATCGGATCATCcatacaacaacaacaagaagaagaagaccataataataataataataatgtcttCCTGGGGATTACCAACCCATCGCCACCCGCAGTAACTGAAAACCTCAAGCCTCTTCAACCGTCGCCGTCGCCAAATTCTATCCATTCTCAAAacatgg ATTATAAGGATGAGATATTCTTTGATTCTCAAGAATGTCTAGATTCCGAAGACTCTGAAGATTATCTAAGTTTCAATGGTGGTG ATGTAGATTTGGCTGCATCATCAGACCATGAGAATAATGGATTTGCTGAAACTGTTGTTGGGATTGATGAGGAGGATAAATCCCAAATTAGCACTCCTTCTACGGCTGAGTACAAGAATAAGAAGAAACTTGCAGATTTCTTTGTGGAGAGTTTGAGTGATGACACTACTGATGATATCAAGAAGGGAGATCAATCTCTTAAAAGTGGAATCAAACATGCCCTGACTATTAGCAAGTCTGAGAGACAGAAGCTGGCTCGTTCCCTTTCTTCTTGCATTCCTAACCTCAATAGAAACATGAGTCTTTCTGACAGAAGAAGAAGGGCTGGTGCTGGTGGTGGTAAGTTGCCAAGGCAGAAGCAGCTCACTTTGTAG